In the Lebetimonas natsushimae genome, one interval contains:
- a CDS encoding tetraacyldisaccharide 4'-kinase gives MKNGEIKEKIFRFFEEMYYSPKWYHYPVILALLPFSFIYLIIAHFKFPRNYEDMKIPIISIGNIITGGSGKTPLAIAIAKHLKDKKIAVVLRGYKRLSQGLVVVKDFNEILVPVEISGDEAMEIALSSNAAVIVSEDRKKGIEKAKELGCEVVILDDGFDKPFKKLNIVIDKKLKNPFVLPAGGYRYPRLALRFADIILRENVDFKRNVKKTKGDVLISAISNPKRLLKYADVKEYKFFPDHYFFKKKDIKAYRNKTIVTTEKDYVKLKQFGLNLKVIEMDLEINKEILDKIDEYVKIS, from the coding sequence ATGAAAAATGGGGAAATAAAAGAAAAAATTTTCAGATTTTTCGAAGAAATGTATTATTCCCCAAAATGGTACCATTATCCAGTTATTTTAGCATTACTTCCTTTTTCTTTTATTTATCTCATTATTGCTCATTTTAAATTTCCAAGAAATTATGAAGATATGAAAATTCCTATTATTTCCATTGGGAATATAATAACTGGCGGAAGCGGGAAGACTCCTTTGGCAATTGCTATTGCAAAACATTTAAAAGATAAAAAAATTGCGGTTGTTTTAAGAGGGTATAAAAGATTAAGTCAGGGACTTGTTGTAGTTAAAGATTTTAATGAAATATTGGTTCCTGTTGAAATAAGCGGTGATGAGGCGATGGAAATTGCTCTCTCTTCAAACGCCGCTGTAATAGTCAGCGAAGACAGAAAAAAAGGAATTGAAAAAGCAAAAGAACTGGGTTGTGAGGTTGTTATTTTAGATGACGGGTTCGATAAACCGTTTAAAAAATTAAATATAGTTATTGATAAAAAACTTAAAAACCCTTTTGTTTTGCCTGCAGGCGGTTACAGATACCCAAGACTTGCACTTAGATTTGCGGATATTATTTTAAGGGAAAATGTGGATTTTAAAAGGAATGTCAAAAAAACAAAGGGCGATGTTTTAATAAGTGCCATATCAAATCCAAAAAGGCTTTTAAAATATGCTGATGTGAAAGAATATAAATTTTTTCCGGATCATTATTTTTTTAAGAAAAAAGATATAAAAGCTTACAGAAATAAAACTATAGTGACAACCGAAAAAGATTATGTAAAATTAAAACAATTCGGTCTTAATTTAAAAGTTATTGAAATGGATTTGGAAATAAACAAAGAAATTTTAGATAAAATTGATGAATATGTTAAAATTTCATAA